A single region of the Streptococcus sanguinis genome encodes:
- a CDS encoding ANTAR domain-containing response regulator, with the protein MKGRILIVDDDPIVRLDIRNILEAADYEVVAEASDGFEAIDLCQKYRCDLVMMDIKLPLLDGLTAGKKILEDALAYSVILLSAYSDEHYVQKAKTNGISAYLVKPLDAKSLIPMVEICIEKGRQLQQMSNEMVKLSKKIDDRIVIEKAKGLLMARDHLSEPEAFKRIRTISMQKRVPMIEIAKLLVLQDDV; encoded by the coding sequence ATGAAAGGCAGAATACTAATTGTTGATGATGATCCAATTGTAAGATTAGATATCCGAAATATATTAGAGGCAGCTGATTATGAAGTGGTGGCTGAGGCATCCGATGGCTTTGAGGCTATTGATTTGTGTCAGAAATATCGTTGTGACTTGGTCATGATGGACATCAAGCTTCCGCTTCTGGATGGCCTGACAGCGGGTAAAAAGATACTCGAAGACGCTTTAGCCTACAGTGTGATTCTACTGTCAGCCTACAGCGATGAACACTATGTTCAAAAAGCTAAAACCAATGGGATTAGTGCTTACTTGGTTAAACCTTTGGATGCCAAGTCCTTGATTCCAATGGTAGAGATCTGCATTGAGAAGGGCCGCCAGCTTCAGCAGATGTCCAATGAAATGGTCAAACTGTCTAAAAAAATAGACGATCGGATTGTGATTGAAAAGGCTAAAGGCTTGCTGATGGCTCGTGATCATTTGTCAGAGCCAGAAGCTTTCAAGCGCATTCGGACAATTAGTATGCAAAAGAGAGTGCCGATGATTGAGATTGCCAAATTGCTGGTGCTCCAAGATGATGTGTAA
- a CDS encoding BMC domain-containing protein: MEEKQRMIQEYVPGKQVTLAHLIANPDEVIFEKLGLQAEIKDAIGILTITPSEAAIIAVDIATKAADVQVGFVDRFSGSVVMTGDVSSVEAALIAVLQGLEEILGFSSTVVTRT; encoded by the coding sequence TTGGAAGAAAAACAAAGAATGATACAGGAATACGTTCCTGGGAAACAAGTGACCTTGGCGCACCTTATCGCCAATCCTGATGAAGTCATTTTTGAAAAATTAGGATTGCAGGCAGAAATCAAGGATGCGATTGGAATCTTGACGATCACTCCGAGTGAAGCGGCTATCATTGCGGTTGATATTGCGACCAAGGCTGCGGATGTTCAAGTTGGTTTTGTGGATCGTTTCAGCGGCTCTGTCGTGATGACAGGTGACGTTTCTTCTGTTGAGGCAGCTCTCATTGCCGTTTTACAAGGTCTGGAAGAGATTTTGGGCTTCTCCAGCACTGTCGTAACACGGACATAA
- a CDS encoding 1-propanol dehydrogenase PduQ, giving the protein MYKISYKTELHVGKGALQQLSHYKNEHILVVADPFLKTSGTLDAILANFDDSNDIVVFTDIVPDPPIETVVAGIKSAGDKPISIVLSIGGGSAIDASKAMYYFAKKQGAFSEAILIAIPTTSGTGSEVTSFSVITDAERGTKYPLVTKEILPDVAILDADLVLSLPGNITADTGMDVLTHAIEAYVSTKATDFSDALAEKAIKLVFEYLPKAYKNGQDVEAREKMHAASTLAGMAFNTASLGINHSLAHAAGAKFHVPHGRLNSILMPHVIQYNAGIEFNNRNRQAIDKTVASRYQDIAKLLGCSASSPVSGVRQLVEAIKKLQRKLEMPTSLREYGVKADAFAQYKVEISEAALHDGCTPTNPRVPTAEELLKVLEKAF; this is encoded by the coding sequence ATGTATAAGATTTCCTATAAGACTGAATTGCATGTGGGCAAGGGCGCTCTGCAGCAATTAAGCCATTATAAAAACGAGCATATTCTAGTCGTTGCCGATCCTTTTTTGAAGACATCTGGCACGTTGGATGCCATTTTAGCCAACTTTGATGACAGCAATGATATTGTTGTTTTCACGGATATTGTGCCTGATCCGCCAATCGAAACGGTTGTGGCTGGTATCAAGAGTGCAGGAGACAAGCCAATCAGCATTGTGCTTTCTATTGGTGGCGGCTCTGCTATTGATGCTTCCAAGGCTATGTATTATTTTGCCAAGAAACAGGGTGCTTTCTCAGAGGCCATTCTCATCGCCATTCCGACGACAAGCGGAACTGGATCTGAAGTAACGTCCTTTTCTGTCATCACGGATGCAGAGAGAGGTACCAAATATCCTTTAGTGACCAAAGAAATCCTTCCGGATGTTGCGATCTTAGATGCGGATTTGGTTCTGTCACTTCCTGGTAACATCACGGCTGACACTGGAATGGATGTACTGACCCATGCCATTGAAGCTTATGTATCGACCAAGGCTACGGACTTCTCTGATGCCTTGGCTGAAAAGGCAATCAAGCTGGTCTTTGAATACCTGCCTAAAGCCTACAAAAATGGTCAGGATGTAGAAGCGCGTGAAAAGATGCATGCAGCATCCACTCTGGCTGGTATGGCCTTTAACACAGCTTCTTTGGGTATCAATCACAGTCTGGCACATGCGGCAGGAGCTAAGTTTCATGTGCCTCATGGTCGTTTAAACAGTATTTTAATGCCCCATGTCATTCAATATAATGCTGGTATCGAATTCAACAACCGGAACCGGCAGGCGATAGACAAGACTGTAGCAAGCCGCTATCAGGATATTGCCAAACTACTGGGATGCAGTGCTTCAAGCCCTGTATCAGGAGTAAGACAGCTGGTTGAAGCCATCAAGAAACTGCAAAGAAAGCTGGAGATGCCAACTTCTCTAAGAGAATATGGTGTGAAAGCAGATGCTTTTGCTCAGTACAAGGTAGAAATTTCAGAAGCTGCTCTACATGATGGCTGTACTCCGACTAACCCTCGCGTCCCTACGGCAGAAGAACTGCTTAAAGTATTAGAGAAAGCGTTTTAA
- a CDS encoding cob(I)yrinic acid a,c-diamide adenosyltransferase: MQLYTKTGDKGLTKLVGGQSVAKDAERVNAYGTIDELNSWIGYTITKLDKDDKLRDELLQLQHYLFDCGSDLSTPKGVYPYKVDQQLIDWIEERIDTYAEIPPALERFILPGGDEIASMIHVARTIARRAERHIVGAMWTTEINNNVLIFVNRLSDYFFALARVINFTKNQEDIAYERGAKVFHNITKADVERWASKRQ; encoded by the coding sequence ATGCAACTCTATACAAAAACAGGTGACAAGGGCTTGACCAAGCTAGTTGGCGGTCAAAGTGTCGCCAAGGATGCAGAACGGGTTAATGCTTACGGAACCATTGATGAGCTTAACTCTTGGATTGGTTATACTATTACCAAGCTGGACAAGGATGATAAGCTGAGAGATGAGTTGCTCCAGCTGCAGCATTATCTCTTTGACTGTGGTTCAGACCTCTCTACACCAAAGGGAGTTTACCCTTATAAGGTCGATCAGCAGCTGATTGACTGGATTGAGGAGAGGATTGATACCTACGCAGAAATTCCACCAGCTCTGGAAAGATTTATCCTGCCAGGCGGTGACGAGATTGCTTCCATGATTCATGTGGCTCGGACCATTGCAAGACGGGCAGAGCGTCATATCGTAGGAGCCATGTGGACTACAGAAATTAACAATAATGTCCTGATTTTTGTCAACCGTTTATCAGATTACTTCTTTGCCTTGGCTCGAGTAATCAACTTTACTAAAAACCAAGAAGACATCGCCTATGAAAGAGGTGCCAAGGTCTTCCACAATATCACCAAGGCGGATGTTGAGCGTTGGGCAAGCAAACGCCAGTGA
- the cobT gene encoding nicotinate-nucleotide--dimethylbenzimidazole phosphoribosyltransferase codes for MKDLEKIIEQILPIDKDKLQEGQRYCDQLGKPPGSLGKLETIYARLHAMFSGPIDLEKKIVLVYVADNGIVAEGVSANPQETTYTVARNILAGKSGLCAISKHAGSDICLVDIGCKKDIFEENKDKVCHGTRNMLEEQAMTREQAITAILVGYKKTEALIKDGYRLFGTGEMGIGNTTTSAAVIAAVLGLKAEDVTGYGAGLTQDMKAHKTAVIQQCLDCHAPYGDILDLTAKLGGLDMLAMAGTHLACASYQLPCVVDGLISLTGLLIAHQLTPHVLDYTFASHASTEPAYKLVSDFLGLEPMLLLDMRLGEGSGCPLAFFLLENAVYTMEHMPTFAEGSLKEEDYVDIRKNVT; via the coding sequence TTGAAAGACTTAGAAAAAATTATTGAGCAGATTCTTCCGATAGATAAAGACAAGCTTCAAGAAGGCCAGCGCTACTGTGATCAGCTAGGAAAGCCGCCAGGCTCCTTAGGGAAGCTCGAGACCATCTATGCTCGCTTGCATGCCATGTTTTCTGGTCCCATTGATTTGGAGAAGAAGATTGTCCTTGTCTACGTAGCGGATAATGGCATCGTGGCTGAAGGCGTTTCTGCCAATCCTCAGGAAACGACCTATACTGTTGCTCGCAATATTCTAGCAGGGAAATCAGGCTTGTGTGCTATTTCCAAACATGCTGGTTCAGACATCTGCCTGGTAGACATTGGCTGCAAGAAGGATATCTTTGAGGAAAATAAGGACAAGGTCTGTCATGGGACGCGCAATATGCTTGAGGAGCAGGCCATGACTCGCGAGCAGGCCATAACGGCAATTCTAGTCGGCTACAAGAAGACAGAGGCCTTGATCAAAGACGGCTACCGTCTCTTTGGAACTGGAGAAATGGGGATTGGCAACACCACCACCTCAGCTGCTGTTATTGCTGCAGTTCTCGGTCTTAAAGCAGAAGACGTCACAGGCTATGGAGCTGGTCTGACTCAGGATATGAAGGCTCATAAAACTGCCGTTATCCAGCAGTGTCTGGATTGTCACGCTCCTTATGGAGATATTCTGGATCTGACCGCTAAGCTTGGTGGGCTAGATATGCTGGCTATGGCAGGCACTCATCTCGCCTGTGCCAGCTATCAGCTGCCATGTGTAGTGGACGGTCTTATTTCTCTGACGGGGCTGCTGATTGCCCATCAGCTGACTCCTCATGTCTTGGACTATACCTTTGCTTCCCATGCTTCGACGGAGCCTGCTTACAAACTGGTTAGTGACTTTCTAGGACTGGAGCCTATGCTTTTGCTGGATATGCGGCTAGGTGAAGGCTCGGGCTGTCCTTTGGCTTTCTTTCTGCTGGAAAATGCTGTCTATACCATGGAGCACATGCCAACCTTTGCTGAAGGCAGCTTGAAAGAAGAAGATTATGTTGATATTCGCAAAAATGTGACTTAA
- a CDS encoding kinase: MTKAIVSCPGSCGELFQGLVGEQEVLLSYGIEKRSRVRLDGTSSLARQAQGEKVQRALELLPAANVFSFVQESDLPISKGYSSSTADMISCLQAASLGQKQLLKAADLTRLCAKIEPTDSVAFADWTVINPLTGQVVWQTDWRPELYVYILEPVEMVTTLDLVRMKDSPSYPAEESKHLLPLFQAACKEKSIEKIGHLASYSALLNNQRLPKPYLKELLALVKKYQCLGLNVAHSGTLVGLLLSREQLEVLPKLEAELARSASGAYYQTRTLSRIIFEGVQPVREETD; encoded by the coding sequence ATGACTAAGGCAATCGTGTCTTGTCCAGGTTCCTGTGGTGAGTTATTTCAAGGTTTAGTAGGAGAGCAGGAGGTTCTGCTCTCCTATGGGATTGAGAAGCGCAGTCGAGTGAGATTGGACGGAACTTCTTCTCTCGCAAGGCAAGCCCAAGGTGAAAAGGTACAGCGAGCTTTGGAGCTCCTGCCTGCGGCCAATGTTTTCTCTTTTGTTCAGGAGTCAGACCTGCCTATCAGCAAGGGCTATTCCAGCAGCACGGCTGATATGATTAGCTGCCTGCAGGCGGCCTCTCTGGGGCAGAAGCAGCTTCTAAAAGCAGCGGATTTGACGCGTCTCTGTGCCAAGATTGAGCCTACTGACTCGGTGGCTTTTGCGGACTGGACGGTCATTAATCCCCTGACTGGTCAAGTGGTCTGGCAGACAGACTGGCGACCGGAGCTCTATGTTTATATCTTGGAGCCTGTGGAGATGGTGACAACTCTTGACTTGGTTCGGATGAAGGACAGTCCTAGCTATCCGGCTGAGGAGTCTAAGCACTTGCTTCCTCTCTTTCAGGCGGCTTGTAAGGAGAAAAGCATAGAAAAGATTGGCCATTTGGCTAGCTACAGTGCTTTGTTGAACAACCAACGGCTGCCCAAGCCCTATCTGAAAGAATTACTGGCTTTGGTAAAAAAATACCAATGCTTAGGGCTCAATGTTGCCCATAGTGGCACATTAGTTGGTCTGCTGCTGAGCAGGGAACAGCTAGAAGTCTTGCCCAAGCTAGAGGCTGAACTAGCTCGCTCAGCTAGTGGGGCTTATTATCAGACTCGGACCTTGAGCAGGATTATTTTTGAAGGGGTGCAGCCGGTCAGGGAGGAGACAGACTAG
- the cobD gene encoding threonine-phosphate decarboxylase CobD: MKVEHGGNAAALAEEFGFSLEDCLDFSANINPLGISPRLKACLTESIDWLVHYPDISYSRSRELLAHHHGLEKDNVLLANGAVEVFYELARFLRPKTVLTLSPTFMEYEKAFWQVQAKVERFSLPFPSYEWNLADMMPALDSLTAGDAVLICNPNNPTGTLIRRTDLEKLAEKLQERQIFLILDEAFMDFLDDEEDYSFVSCLATYPNAVVVRSLTKFYAIPGLRLGYALSCHPTCFDEIEGSRAPWSVNAMADHALPVLLEDQAYQQATKQWLRVERDFLFQGLTAFSQIRLVKPSVNYIFFEYLGRLDLRQELRQRKIFIRSCQNYHDLTDRHYRIAIRSHQENEQLLACLTEVLAKEAPYD; this comes from the coding sequence ATGAAAGTAGAGCACGGTGGAAATGCGGCAGCTTTGGCTGAGGAATTTGGTTTTTCTCTAGAAGACTGTCTGGATTTCAGTGCCAATATCAACCCTTTGGGGATTTCTCCGCGGCTGAAGGCTTGTTTGACCGAGTCCATTGATTGGCTGGTTCATTATCCAGACATCAGCTACAGTCGCTCCAGAGAGCTTTTGGCACATCATCATGGCCTAGAAAAGGACAATGTCCTGCTGGCAAATGGTGCGGTAGAAGTCTTTTATGAGCTGGCCCGCTTCTTGCGCCCAAAGACTGTCCTGACTCTGAGCCCTACTTTCATGGAATATGAAAAAGCCTTTTGGCAAGTACAGGCCAAGGTGGAGCGCTTTAGCCTCCCTTTCCCATCCTATGAATGGAATCTAGCTGATATGATGCCAGCCTTGGATTCACTGACTGCAGGAGACGCTGTACTCATCTGCAATCCTAATAATCCAACGGGTACCTTGATTCGGCGCACTGATCTAGAAAAGCTAGCTGAGAAGCTGCAGGAGCGGCAAATCTTTTTGATACTGGATGAGGCTTTTATGGACTTTCTGGACGATGAGGAGGACTATAGCTTTGTCTCCTGTCTAGCTACCTATCCAAATGCAGTAGTGGTGCGGTCTCTGACTAAGTTTTATGCTATTCCTGGTCTGAGATTGGGCTATGCTCTCAGCTGTCATCCAACTTGCTTTGATGAGATAGAGGGGAGCCGCGCTCCTTGGTCGGTCAATGCTATGGCGGATCACGCCCTGCCTGTCCTTTTGGAGGATCAGGCCTATCAGCAAGCTACCAAGCAGTGGCTTCGAGTAGAAAGAGATTTCCTTTTTCAAGGACTGACTGCATTTTCACAGATTCGGCTGGTCAAGCCTAGTGTCAATTATATCTTCTTTGAGTATCTAGGTCGGCTGGACCTGCGTCAGGAGCTTCGGCAGAGAAAGATTTTTATCCGTTCCTGTCAAAATTATCATGATCTGACAGACCGACATTACCGCATAGCTATCCGCAGCCATCAGGAAAATGAACAGCTTCTGGCTTGCCTGACAGAGGTCTTGGCGAAAGAGGCTCCTTATGACTAA
- a CDS encoding EutP/PduV family microcompartment system protein, translating to MKKIMFVGPVGVGKTTLTQRLKGLELSYFKTQAIEFYDAIIDTPGEFLQHRKYYNALNVTATEADVIGLLVAASNQMQTFPQGFSSLFNKEVIGIVTKIDMAKQPEQIEKARRQLKAAGAKEIFEISATENEGIDRLQAYLEAD from the coding sequence ATGAAAAAAATCATGTTTGTCGGTCCAGTCGGAGTGGGTAAGACTACTCTGACCCAGCGACTGAAAGGCTTGGAGCTAAGCTACTTTAAGACTCAGGCTATTGAGTTCTATGATGCCATCATTGACACGCCTGGAGAATTTCTCCAGCATCGTAAGTATTATAATGCTCTGAACGTGACAGCAACAGAAGCTGATGTGATTGGTCTCTTGGTGGCGGCTTCCAATCAGATGCAGACCTTTCCTCAAGGCTTTTCTTCCCTCTTCAATAAAGAAGTGATTGGCATTGTCACCAAGATTGATATGGCTAAACAGCCAGAGCAAATCGAAAAAGCACGGCGGCAGCTGAAAGCGGCTGGAGCCAAGGAAATTTTTGAAATATCAGCGACGGAAAACGAAGGAATTGACCGTCTCCAGGCTTATCTGGAGGCAGACTAG
- a CDS encoding haloacid dehalogenase-like hydrolase → MRTKGIVLLCSLALLLGACQAGKNKTTTESSSAKTETTDKDKAKTLDKGVWEDKLYARLTKLIKENGNTSSSYDKNKKPYAVFDWDNTTVINDIGEATFTYQIENLAFKMTPEEFDQAVRTNIPSDDFVEDFHNKDGEPVNIDKIAADLLSDYTVIYNSYKGMQGDKSLEEVKKTDEYQDFAAKLRYLYEAIGDTFSSDISYPWVTYLYAGMTSEEVQALSEKSIDQALQDKLTSETWESPEGLKGESGQITVTFKRGVRSVKEMQNLYKTLMANGIDVYICSASYIDVIIPYASNSKYGYNIPKENVTGMRLKKDDKGVIRPEYDTNYAQTQGEGKTETIKKLIAVNHDNQEPILIAGDSNGDYAMLKDFPKLQMGIIFNLLRDPSKGIGLLQTKAIETYGQEDALYYLQGRDENKGVLLNGRETIKLDSKEAQLSR, encoded by the coding sequence ATGCGGACAAAAGGAATTGTGCTGCTTTGTAGTTTGGCTTTGCTTCTGGGAGCTTGTCAAGCGGGGAAGAATAAGACGACAACGGAGTCATCCTCGGCTAAGACAGAGACAACGGATAAGGACAAGGCTAAGACTTTGGATAAGGGCGTCTGGGAAGACAAGCTTTATGCCCGCCTGACTAAGCTCATCAAGGAGAATGGGAACACCAGCTCTAGCTATGATAAAAATAAAAAACCTTATGCCGTCTTTGACTGGGACAATACGACAGTCATCAACGACATTGGCGAAGCAACCTTTACCTATCAAATTGAAAATCTGGCCTTTAAGATGACGCCGGAAGAATTTGACCAAGCAGTGCGGACCAATATACCGAGCGACGATTTTGTTGAAGATTTCCATAACAAAGATGGTGAACCAGTGAACATTGACAAGATTGCGGCTGACCTGCTTTCTGACTACACGGTTATTTACAATAGCTATAAGGGAATGCAAGGAGACAAGTCTCTGGAAGAAGTCAAAAAGACCGATGAATACCAAGACTTTGCTGCTAAACTCCGCTATCTTTACGAAGCGATTGGTGACACCTTCAGCTCTGACATCAGCTATCCATGGGTGACCTACCTCTATGCAGGTATGACTTCTGAAGAAGTTCAAGCTCTATCTGAAAAGTCTATTGACCAAGCTCTCCAAGACAAGCTGACTTCTGAAACTTGGGAAAGTCCAGAAGGCTTGAAAGGTGAGTCAGGCCAAATCACTGTGACCTTCAAGCGCGGTGTTCGCTCGGTCAAGGAAATGCAAAATCTCTACAAGACTCTGATGGCTAACGGCATTGATGTCTATATCTGCTCAGCGTCTTATATCGATGTGATTATCCCTTATGCTAGCAATTCTAAGTATGGCTACAATATTCCTAAAGAAAATGTTACTGGTATGCGCCTGAAAAAGGATGATAAGGGTGTGATTCGGCCGGAATACGATACCAACTATGCTCAGACTCAGGGTGAGGGCAAGACAGAGACTATTAAGAAACTGATTGCTGTCAATCATGACAATCAAGAACCAATCCTGATTGCCGGTGACAGTAATGGCGACTATGCTATGCTCAAGGACTTCCCTAAACTGCAAATGGGGATCATCTTTAATCTCTTGAGAGATCCTAGCAAGGGAATCGGTCTTTTGCAAACTAAGGCAATTGAAACTTATGGCCAGGAAGATGCACTTTACTACCTGCAAGGCCGCGATGAAAATAAAGGTGTACTGCTCAACGGCAGGGAAACTATCAAACTAGATAGTAAGGAAGCCCAGCTAAGCAGATAG
- a CDS encoding DUF443 family protein, whose translation MELKFKETNKTFHKIVEVEGEKYLLDMTTVSPKTYFWGSLPNEITAKMLKLDKRDTSFEGLSPTMSKTLGIAIGGAGYRLVTNSFISYDISHNFPFKLGLFVLFIVLAYVIFWFIVLGGRYRVYQKLSNKESKYQITFKRSRSRRQLKLYRLLPFVFAVFLGCFGFYTFIDNGTEGSILIISCLLLLGFFSLILGMLPLRESYEKQDIIFEKIEKL comes from the coding sequence ATGGAACTAAAATTTAAAGAAACAAATAAAACTTTTCATAAAATTGTGGAAGTAGAGGGCGAAAAATATCTTTTGGATATGACGACCGTTAGTCCTAAAACTTATTTCTGGGGCTCTCTTCCTAATGAAATCACTGCGAAAATGTTAAAGTTAGATAAAAGAGATACGAGTTTTGAGGGTTTGTCTCCAACTATGAGTAAAACGCTTGGTATAGCAATAGGTGGAGCTGGTTATAGGCTCGTGACTAATTCTTTTATAAGTTATGACATTAGTCATAATTTTCCCTTTAAATTAGGATTATTTGTCCTATTTATCGTTTTAGCTTATGTTATTTTTTGGTTCATTGTTTTAGGGGGTCGTTATAGGGTTTATCAAAAGCTTTCAAATAAAGAATCAAAGTATCAAATAACATTCAAACGCTCAAGGTCACGGCGTCAGTTAAAACTGTACAGACTTCTCCCTTTTGTTTTCGCTGTGTTTTTAGGATGTTTTGGATTTTATACATTCATTGATAATGGAACAGAGGGTTCCATTCTAATCATTAGCTGTCTCTTGTTATTGGGCTTCTTTTCGTTGATTTTAGGTATGTTGCCGCTCAGAGAAAGTTACGAAAAGCAAGATATTATTTTTGAAAAAATAGAAAAATTATAA
- a CDS encoding DUF443 family protein: MEKLLIQVSNQFKKCLGGNLELKFKYSNIAVFRIVNFENKQYILDPTSIRGKSYFFGLLPKEVTVDMIELSSSNESFEIKSKTPLGISTVAILVQPLVGISYRLMKEAFIGLGIIQQLSLKLGVFAFSMILSYLMAICYEKVAIRKYKSRIPKNSRRYRFVFEPKGKRMIVWYFIFVINIICLAFFMGTDNGSEGALLVINGIISWFYFVMMRMPQVPSYYKTLSLNKIEEL, encoded by the coding sequence TTGGAAAAGCTTTTAATTCAGGTATCAAATCAGTTCAAAAAGTGTTTGGGTGGTAATTTGGAATTAAAATTTAAATATTCGAATATAGCGGTGTTCCGTATTGTTAACTTTGAAAATAAACAATATATCTTAGATCCTACTTCTATAAGAGGCAAGTCATATTTTTTTGGATTGCTTCCTAAAGAAGTTACAGTGGATATGATTGAGTTATCTTCATCTAATGAGAGTTTTGAAATAAAATCTAAGACACCATTAGGAATTTCTACTGTAGCCATCTTAGTTCAGCCACTTGTGGGTATCTCTTATAGACTCATGAAAGAGGCATTTATTGGTTTGGGTATAATTCAACAACTTTCTTTGAAATTAGGTGTATTTGCTTTCTCTATGATTTTGTCATATCTTATGGCTATCTGTTATGAAAAAGTTGCAATACGAAAGTATAAATCAAGAATCCCTAAAAATAGCAGACGTTATAGGTTCGTTTTTGAACCAAAAGGCAAACGAATGATTGTTTGGTATTTCATATTTGTAATTAATATTATTTGTTTAGCTTTTTTTATGGGAACTGATAATGGCTCAGAAGGAGCTTTGTTGGTTATTAATGGAATAATATCTTGGTTCTATTTTGTAATGATGAGAATGCCACAAGTTCCCTCGTATTATAAGACACTATCATTAAATAAAATTGAAGAGTTGTAA
- a CDS encoding lantibiotic ABC transporter permease, which yields MGVYKMKKRYYEFLNVLVTDCNPIKNLDFYKAGLVELFFISLVFIVAIFLRGEMHHLSMIVMNFTIVHTLILFLAFLLFQKFFDIKALQLIPTSSYLFLHFELLFWGSIFFGENHLAFFMIFIILSLSYQLINLLYQMVIVSKLRYFEQKQKINILQIHAIVLCCLSAAVAVITRLFMLSGLYMIIALVGLSIALTPLYLLGYAQVFTGWRNQVPEKW from the coding sequence ATGGGAGTTTACAAAATGAAAAAGAGATATTATGAATTTTTGAATGTTCTTGTTACGGATTGTAATCCAATCAAAAACTTAGATTTTTATAAGGCTGGTTTAGTTGAGTTATTTTTCATCTCACTGGTATTTATCGTTGCTATTTTCTTACGTGGTGAGATGCATCATCTGAGCATGATAGTCATGAATTTTACTATCGTTCACACGCTTATTTTGTTCCTGGCCTTTTTACTCTTCCAAAAGTTTTTTGATATTAAAGCCTTGCAGCTCATTCCGACCAGCTCTTACCTATTTCTGCATTTTGAATTGCTTTTTTGGGGCTCCATCTTTTTTGGTGAGAACCACTTAGCATTTTTTATGATTTTTATCATACTCAGCTTGTCTTATCAGTTGATTAATTTGCTCTATCAGATGGTGATCGTTTCAAAATTGAGATATTTTGAACAGAAACAAAAGATCAACATTTTGCAGATTCACGCCATCGTCCTGTGCTGCTTGTCAGCTGCAGTAGCAGTCATCACTCGCTTGTTTATGCTGTCAGGACTTTATATGATTATTGCCTTGGTAGGCTTGAGCATCGCATTGACGCCCTTGTATCTATTGGGCTATGCACAAGTTTTCACAGGCTGGAGAAATCAAGTGCCTGAAAAATGGTAG